Proteins co-encoded in one Haloarcula pelagica genomic window:
- a CDS encoding LamG-like jellyroll fold domain-containing protein gives MTDVREATESLLADSPELEDALQAVLDADTDGPFEFEDIPLDSGQFGEVVSRGIVEETDGGYRLADREAVRLALDAGPNDAAPEDDTGPAEKTAGLEVGTVTSWLSHRSVDRRSVGLLAGALLIVALTRVVLMWGSVFRNGDIVLAGNDPYLYRYWGEQLLASGLGLFDLGSLNQVSGRISGHDTLYILTVWWTSALLGGDATAVGLTLAWLPVLAGVVTALLVYLIAVRLTEDRRIGLAAILLLAFTPTHAYRTALGFGDHHAFDYVWVGLTALALVALAGQRVDRETVLPDSPGKWIPVVGLGVGIAAQAHAWRGGPLLSIPVGLYLAARVALDVHDGRSPINGNGPVLLGVTLGALLAALPHLLFGWAPVYRAFAPALLFTGCVAVVVLGVAAERAGLSAWVLTVGEALAGLIGFFVALAVLPAFGSAFDQLMSYVSRTGQSEIAETYSIFSGELGSIVAPILLFGFVFFLAIPYLVWGTRTAVSRSQPDWLATATFGWFFLLLAVVQSRFAGQLSLFTAVFGGVGFLHLATVIDATERPAVLGGPTSSDGGRPQGPDDEPALRAVSLPSANTLGVLTVLFLLISGLGVVQAGIKQSQIAVDDSTYETAAWIGEHDSVREVSYPENYVLSNWGRNRVYNYFVNGESESYGFARQNYAELMRAQEPSEIRNIENVLDEHGTGYVVTTSSAGPPTAVQSRLHTNLGSRGEGVPGLGRYRPVHIGDGGSPKVFAYVSGARITGVAGANQTLSIVTNSTVENRSVTYRREVTTNRYGEYGVTVPYRGDYQIGGQELTVSGTEVTQGQFSGPYHSHWAFDEGSGSVTEDALTDATGEIEGASWIDGVRGSALSFDRGNSSVVVESPNHGSLSTASFTVGLWVRGDVASTQQPFPHVLTQEGENTQGYGVWAQKETNRFGVAVADQSGNRVRNFGIEQTSFDNWTHIAFTVDRSNNELRLYRNGTLVSTRNISDLGRVPDGGPLVVGGRANGRYATGQVDSVRLYRTPLNESEVTGLVMK, from the coding sequence ATGACAGATGTACGCGAGGCAACAGAGTCGCTCCTCGCGGACTCCCCGGAACTGGAAGATGCCCTCCAAGCGGTTCTGGACGCGGACACCGACGGCCCCTTCGAGTTCGAGGATATCCCGCTGGACTCTGGTCAGTTCGGCGAGGTGGTCTCACGTGGTATCGTCGAAGAGACTGACGGCGGTTACCGGCTGGCTGACCGTGAGGCTGTCCGGCTGGCGCTGGATGCGGGCCCCAATGACGCCGCGCCCGAGGACGACACCGGACCCGCGGAAAAAACGGCCGGTCTTGAGGTCGGGACTGTGACTAGCTGGCTCTCCCACCGATCCGTTGATCGGCGGAGTGTTGGGTTGCTAGCCGGCGCGCTCTTGATCGTGGCTCTCACGCGAGTCGTCCTCATGTGGGGATCGGTATTCCGCAACGGCGACATCGTCCTCGCGGGCAACGATCCATACCTGTACCGCTACTGGGGCGAACAGCTTCTCGCGAGCGGGCTCGGACTGTTTGACCTGGGGTCGCTTAACCAGGTATCGGGTCGTATCTCTGGCCACGATACGCTCTATATCCTCACCGTCTGGTGGACCAGTGCGCTACTGGGTGGCGATGCGACTGCAGTCGGGCTCACTCTCGCCTGGCTCCCCGTGCTTGCGGGCGTGGTTACCGCGCTGTTAGTATATCTCATCGCTGTCCGACTGACCGAGGACCGCCGAATCGGTTTGGCAGCAATTCTACTGCTTGCGTTTACGCCGACCCATGCTTACCGGACTGCACTGGGTTTCGGCGATCATCACGCATTCGACTACGTTTGGGTTGGGCTGACAGCATTGGCGCTCGTGGCGCTGGCCGGCCAGCGAGTTGACCGCGAGACGGTGCTTCCCGATTCACCGGGCAAGTGGATCCCGGTTGTCGGCCTCGGTGTTGGCATCGCAGCTCAGGCCCATGCCTGGCGTGGTGGCCCACTGTTGAGCATCCCGGTCGGGCTATATCTGGCTGCTCGCGTCGCTTTGGATGTCCATGACGGCCGGTCCCCGATCAATGGTAATGGGCCGGTCTTACTGGGCGTCACGCTCGGCGCACTTCTGGCTGCTCTCCCACATTTACTGTTTGGCTGGGCTCCGGTCTACCGGGCGTTCGCGCCTGCACTGTTGTTCACCGGCTGCGTGGCCGTCGTTGTGCTCGGTGTCGCGGCCGAGCGTGCGGGCCTCTCGGCGTGGGTCTTGACCGTCGGTGAGGCCCTGGCTGGACTGATCGGATTCTTCGTTGCACTTGCCGTACTCCCAGCGTTCGGCAGCGCGTTTGACCAGCTAATGTCGTACGTTTCTCGGACAGGCCAATCCGAAATCGCTGAGACCTATTCGATCTTCAGTGGCGAATTAGGGAGTATTGTTGCACCGATTCTACTGTTCGGGTTCGTCTTCTTCCTGGCAATCCCGTACCTGGTCTGGGGAACTCGGACTGCGGTCAGCCGGTCCCAGCCAGACTGGCTTGCTACGGCGACGTTCGGCTGGTTTTTCCTTTTATTGGCGGTCGTCCAGTCCCGGTTTGCCGGCCAGCTCTCATTGTTTACCGCGGTGTTCGGTGGGGTTGGATTCCTCCACTTGGCGACGGTCATTGACGCGACTGAACGGCCCGCTGTGCTCGGTGGCCCCACGAGTAGTGATGGCGGGCGTCCACAGGGCCCCGACGATGAACCGGCACTCCGGGCGGTGTCACTCCCAAGCGCGAACACACTCGGGGTGCTGACTGTTTTATTCTTGTTGATATCTGGGCTGGGGGTTGTTCAGGCTGGAATCAAGCAGTCACAGATCGCTGTTGACGACTCAACCTATGAGACGGCCGCTTGGATCGGGGAGCATGATAGTGTGCGTGAGGTGTCATACCCTGAGAATTATGTGCTGAGCAATTGGGGCCGAAACCGAGTATATAATTACTTTGTTAACGGAGAATCCGAGAGTTATGGCTTTGCACGCCAGAACTACGCCGAACTGATGCGCGCTCAGGAACCGAGTGAAATTAGGAACATTGAAAATGTTCTTGACGAACACGGTACCGGGTACGTCGTGACCACTTCTTCGGCGGGACCGCCAACGGCGGTACAGTCACGGCTCCATACCAACCTTGGAAGTCGTGGTGAGGGCGTGCCGGGGCTGGGACGGTACCGCCCTGTCCACATCGGTGATGGTGGCTCGCCGAAGGTGTTCGCGTACGTTTCTGGGGCACGCATCACCGGAGTTGCTGGCGCTAACCAGACGCTCTCCATCGTGACAAATTCGACTGTCGAAAACCGGTCCGTTACCTACCGTCGTGAGGTAACGACAAACCGTTACGGTGAGTACGGAGTAACTGTACCGTATCGCGGCGACTACCAGATCGGTGGGCAGGAACTCACTGTGTCGGGCACGGAGGTCACACAGGGGCAATTCAGCGGCCCCTATCACTCACACTGGGCGTTTGATGAGGGGAGTGGATCAGTAACTGAGGACGCACTCACTGATGCAACGGGTGAGATTGAGGGAGCTTCGTGGATTGATGGGGTACGTGGATCGGCATTGTCGTTCGATAGAGGAAATAGTTCTGTTGTCGTTGAGAGTCCAAATCATGGTTCCTTGTCAACCGCCTCGTTTACTGTTGGACTCTGGGTACGGGGAGACGTCGCGTCAACCCAACAGCCTTTCCCGCACGTGCTGACACAAGAGGGTGAAAACACACAGGGATATGGAGTTTGGGCACAAAAAGAAACAAACCGCTTCGGTGTCGCGGTTGCCGACCAATCAGGCAACCGTGTAAGAAACTTCGGAATAGAACAGACATCGTTCGACAACTGGACTCATATCGCGTTCACTGTCGACCGGTCGAATAACGAACTTCGCCTCTATCGTAATGGAACGCTTGTATCGACGCGAAATATTTCTGATCTCGGCCGTGTTCCAGATGGTGGCCCACTCGTCGTCGGGGGTCGAGCTAATGGCCGCTACGCCACAGGCCAAGTCGATAGCGTGCGTCTGTACCGAACCCCACTTAACGAGAGTGAGGTAACAGGACTCGTCATGAAATAA
- a CDS encoding metal-dependent hydrolase has translation MWPWGHAAVGYLLYSLGCQATGRRVVAAPGLALAVGTQFPDLVDKPLGWTLGILPGGRTLAHSLLTFVIVSFLLGLLARRYGRAELGVAFVVGYLSHTLSDGLYAVIEGEIQSLSYLLWPLFTMPPVETAQTFSAHFATLVLGPYVLFELLLVCLAAIRWYVDGRPGLEGARRLVHSGHNRLQGFAE, from the coding sequence ATGTGGCCCTGGGGACACGCTGCAGTCGGCTACCTGCTCTATTCACTGGGCTGTCAGGCTACTGGCCGGCGGGTAGTCGCTGCGCCGGGTCTCGCACTCGCTGTTGGGACGCAGTTCCCTGATCTCGTCGATAAGCCACTGGGCTGGACGTTGGGCATCCTCCCAGGTGGGCGGACCCTTGCACACTCACTGTTGACATTTGTTATAGTCTCATTCCTTCTGGGTCTGTTGGCCCGTCGGTACGGTAGGGCGGAACTGGGTGTCGCCTTTGTTGTGGGGTATCTTTCGCACACTCTCTCTGACGGACTGTATGCAGTCATCGAAGGCGAGATCCAGTCACTCTCGTACCTGCTGTGGCCTCTGTTTACAATGCCACCAGTGGAGACTGCACAGACATTCTCCGCACACTTTGCTACGCTTGTACTTGGCCCGTACGTTCTGTTCGAACTACTGCTAGTCTGTCTGGCAGCGATTCGTTGGTACGTCGATGGCCGACCCGGTCTAGAAGGGGCTCGGCGGCTCGTGCATAGTGGTCACAACCGTTTACAGGGGTTTGCTGAGTAG